A section of the Entelurus aequoreus isolate RoL-2023_Sb linkage group LG21, RoL_Eaeq_v1.1, whole genome shotgun sequence genome encodes:
- the LOC133638683 gene encoding LOW QUALITY PROTEIN: major intrinsically disordered NOTCH2-binding receptor 1-like (The sequence of the model RefSeq protein was modified relative to this genomic sequence to represent the inferred CDS: substituted 1 base at 1 genomic stop codon) yields MNISVLPNNNNPQKFLRLDVRTLPVTHQVLEVKTXNNASSQVVWHQNVLEKRAKMERWSSSSQDHIVMFAERFHDHHVTPGRLQAHIKSNPLYAVTDHTTHIKQYTPSWTIKEYTTQSSHGRTTDVLQDEEKTPKDLDFWLEDLYTPGFDALLKKTQAEQRRKKLHKLILIIGLSISVIIVVIVVPVVVLGKKV; encoded by the exons ATGAACATTTCTGTTCTACCAAACAACAACAACCCCCAGAAGTTCCTCCGGTTGGACGTCCGGACGCTGCCGGTAACTCACCAGGTGTTGGAAGTTAAGACCTGAAATAATGCGTCTTCTCAGGTTGTGTGGCAT CAGAATGTGTTGGAGAAAAGAGCAAAGATGGAAAGGTGGTCGTCGTCCTCCCAAGACCACATTGTGATGTTTGCAGAACGATTTCATGACCACCACGTCACTCCTGGCCGCCTGCAGGCCCACATTAAGAGCAACCCTCTGTACGCCGTGACGGATCATACAACGCACATCAAGCAATACACACCTTCATGGACCATCAAGGAATACACAACACAAAGCAGCCATGGCAGAACCACAGACGTTTTACAG GATGAAGAGAAGACACCCAAAGATCTGGACTTTTGGCTGGAGGATCTATACACACCAGGATTTGATGCATTACTGAAGAAAACACAGGCCGAACAGCGACGGAAAAAACTTCACAAACTAATTCTTATCATCGGTTTGTCTATTAGTGTCATTATTGTCGTCATCGTGGTCCCAGTTGTGGTGCTAGGAAAGAAAGTCTGA
- the dnajc25 gene encoding dnaJ homolog subfamily C member 25: protein MVTLRESCRGGGEGSTPLSWWRFSVLLLCVSSLPVVGALVEGLYCGTEVCYDVLGVTREASKAEIARAYRQLARRYHPDKLRPGYPGLEGETRDSAKKKFLLVATAYETLKDEDTRRDYDYMLDHPEEYYQHYYAYYRRQLTPKVDVRIVILVTICAISIFQYYSWHTSYNEALNYLVTVPKYRIQATAIAKEQGLLNRTKEKGKNRRTKEEIREQEEEVIRDIIKTKIDIKGGYQKPNLSDILLCQIVLFPYYLTNYMTWYVSWIYRFTICREEYGEQEKLYIIRRCMKMSQSQFDSLDESSKQSFLEKQLWLKDNYELYRAEQEEQMKVKMATDPRMKRYRRWMRNEGPGRLTFVDD, encoded by the exons ATGGTCACCCTCAGGGAAAGCTGCCGTGGCGGCGGCGAAGGTTCCACGCCGCTGTCATGGTGGCGGTTCTCGGTGTTACTACTTTGTGTGTCCTCGCTGCCGGTGGTCGGGGCGCTGGTGGAGGGTTTGTACTGCGGCACGGAGGTCTGCTATGATGTACTCGGGGTCACACGCGAGGCCTCCAAGGCGGAGATCGCCCGGGCGTACCGGCAGCTGGCCCGCCGGTACCACCCGGACAAGTTGAGGCCTGGATACCCGGGCTTGGAGGGAGAGACTCGGGATTCCGCCAAGAAGAAGTTCCTCCTCGTTGCAACAGCATATGAGACGTTAAAG GACGAGGACACTCGGAGAGACTACGACTACATGCTGGACCACCCTGAGGAGTACTACCAGCACTACTACGCCTACTACCGCCGACAGCTCACCCCCAAAGTCGATGTCAGAATCGTCATCCTGGTCACCATTTGTGCCATTTCTATATTTCAG TATTACAGTTGGCACACGAGCTACAACGAGGCCCTCAACTACCTGGTGACGGTCCCCAAATACCGTATCCAGGCAACCGCTATCGCCAAGGAACAGGGCCTCCTCAACCGCACCAAGGAGAAGGGCAAGAACCGGCGCACCAAAGAGGAGATccgggagcaggaggaggaggtgATCCGCGATATCATCAAAACCAAGATCGACATCAAAGGAGGCTACCAGAAGCCCAACCTGTCAGACATTTTGTTGTGTCAGATAGTTCTTTTCCCTTACTACCTGACCAACTACATGACCTGGTATGTTTCCTGGATTTACCGCTTCACCATCTGCAGAGAGGAATACGGCGAGCAGGAGAAGCTTTACATTATTAG GAGATGCATGAAGATGTCTCAGTCTCAGTTTGACAGTCTGGATGAAAGCAGCAAGCAGTCCTTCTTGGAAAAGCAGCTGTGGCTCAAAGACAACTATGAG CTGTACAGAGCAGAGCAGGAGGAGCAGATGAAGGTGAAGATGGCGACCGACCCGAGGATGAAGAGGTACAGACGCTGGATGAGGAACGAAGGACCAGGTCGGCTCACCTTCGTCGACGACTGA